A single genomic interval of Tursiops truncatus isolate mTurTru1 chromosome 16, mTurTru1.mat.Y, whole genome shotgun sequence harbors:
- the LOC117308538 gene encoding uncharacterized protein: MSQGGSAALGDPGLLSHEDLPEFASAALRGKMNSIYALRNKFNQEEPVRTRTRTDAHTQPYNAQLSKEASVRGGTGAATSVREKRGTGPESGEARGRVPRVRRLPASPRPGNNGASVTWGWGRRRGAEQGAAPRRGLPGTGGVRGPRARRRAPGRAGPEGRSGRVGQWRGQEGGPGPGRALHRSPSLAPSPARSFPSRPRVPPHSPAPPHGSKPRAQLPQPPGRAPSQPPPPRHRPRLAPGQGPARCSVPQLRRRTRPPRRSLAALREWNREAGLRLGPLRGSGDLQTTKHCPLLSYGVTHVDNPSMSFRSPSLGPSTGALDYLTYTPVDG; the protein is encoded by the exons TTACCAGAGTTTGCATCCGCTGCCTTAAGAGGCAAAATGAACAGTATATACGCATTACGAAACAAGTTCAATCAAGAAGAACCTGTCCGCACCCGAACAcgcacagacgcacacacacaacCCTATAATG CACAACTGAGTAAAGAAGCGTCCGTCCGAGGCGGCACGGGGGCTGCCACCAGCGTGAGGGAAAAGCGGGGCACCGGGCCGGAAAGCGGCGAGGCGAGGGGCCGCGTTCCGAGGGTAAGGCGGCTCCCAGCGAGCCCAAGGCCAGGAAACAATGGCGCGAGCGTGACGTGGGGCTGGGGGCGTCGCCGCGGAGCGGAGCAAGGGGCTGCTCCGAGGCGGGGGCTACCTGGCACTGGAGGCGTGCGGGGTCCGCGAGCTCGCAGGCGGGCGCCCGGACGCGCGGGGCCTGAGGGGCGTAGCGGCCGGGTAGGGCAGTggcgggggcaggaggggggcCCTGGCCCAGGTCGCGCGCTCCACCGCTCACCCTCCCTCGCTCCTTCGCCCGCCCGCTCCTTCCCCTCCCGCCCGCGGGTCCCGCCGCACTCACCGGCCCCACCGCACGGCAGCAAACCCAGAGCGCAACTGCCGCAGCCGCCCGGGCGCgcgccctcccagcccccaccgcCCCGGCACCGCCCCCGGCTCGCGCCCGGCCAGGGACCAGCGCGCTGTTCCGTCCCCCAGCTCCGCCGCAGAACCCGGCCTCCGCGACGCTCCCTGGCCGCGCTGCGGGAGTGGAACCGCGAGGCGGGCCTGCGTCTCGGTCCCTTGCGTGGGTCTGGGGATCTTCAAACAACAAAACATTGCCCGCTGCTGAGCTATGGGGTGACGCACGTTGACAACCCTTCCATGTCCTTTAGGTCTCCATCCCTGGGGCCTTCTACCGGGGCCCTGGACTACCTCACTTACACTCCTGT GGATGGATAa